From a single Variovorax paradoxus genomic region:
- a CDS encoding Bug family tripartite tricarboxylate transporter substrate binding protein: MIETVISRRSLLAGAGLLALQAPLRASEAGGWPARPIRMVVSGPAGAGSDIFARLLAGPLQQALGQPVVVDNKPGANGLIGNDTVAKAPHDGYTILLSPSSAIAINPVIQPKMPYDAQKDLLPVAQVGAAGILLVANPATGIKTLADLVRHAKANPGKLAYGSWGSGSTGHLVMEGIKAQYGMDMVHVPYKGVSLLLSDLLGNSIGVGFVDIASPVPHIRSGKLRALGCTGSARGPALPDVPTLTEQGYRFDADGWYGVFAPAGTPREVVVRLNQEINRILSADEIIQKFAAQNMPRPPIKDADQFAATVRRDLAAWQSLAKVAKLRLD; this comes from the coding sequence ATGATCGAAACCGTCATTTCCCGCCGCAGCCTGCTCGCCGGCGCGGGCCTGCTCGCGCTGCAAGCGCCGCTGCGCGCCAGCGAAGCCGGCGGCTGGCCGGCACGCCCTATCCGCATGGTCGTGTCCGGCCCCGCAGGCGCGGGTTCGGACATCTTCGCGCGCCTTCTGGCAGGGCCGCTGCAGCAGGCTCTCGGACAGCCCGTGGTGGTGGACAACAAGCCCGGCGCCAACGGCCTGATCGGCAACGACACCGTCGCCAAGGCGCCGCACGATGGCTACACGATCCTGCTGTCGCCGTCCTCGGCCATCGCCATCAACCCGGTCATCCAGCCGAAGATGCCCTACGACGCCCAGAAGGACCTGCTGCCTGTCGCCCAGGTCGGCGCCGCGGGCATCCTGCTGGTGGCGAATCCGGCCACCGGCATCAAGACGCTGGCGGATCTGGTGCGCCATGCCAAGGCCAACCCCGGCAAGCTGGCCTATGGCTCCTGGGGCAGCGGATCGACAGGCCACCTGGTGATGGAGGGCATCAAGGCCCAGTACGGCATGGACATGGTGCACGTGCCCTACAAGGGCGTCTCGCTGCTGCTGAGCGACTTGCTGGGCAACAGCATCGGCGTGGGCTTTGTCGACATCGCTTCGCCGGTGCCCCACATCCGCAGCGGCAAGCTGCGGGCGCTGGGCTGCACGGGCTCAGCGCGCGGGCCGGCGCTGCCCGACGTGCCCACCCTGACCGAGCAGGGCTACCGCTTCGATGCGGACGGCTGGTACGGCGTCTTTGCACCGGCCGGCACGCCGCGCGAGGTGGTCGTGCGCCTGAACCAGGAGATCAACCGCATCCTCTCGGCCGACGAGATCATCCAGAAGTTCGCCGCGCAGAACATGCCGCGCCCGCCGATCAAGGACGCAGACCAGTTCGCGGCCACGGTGCGCCGCGACCTCGCGGCCTGGCAGTCTCTGGCCAAGGTCGCGAAGCTGCGGCTCGACTGA
- a CDS encoding AraC family transcriptional regulator produces MASRHHDTAALCGPPQEAMAQIIGAHTPGAGDHDTTVAGLGFFRRDVPAPPVVCMIEPSILLVAQGAKQMWVGGEAYAYDTSRFLITSLNVPANSEVKVASPGQPCLGLMLKLDVRMLAELIAQGGLPPPRDRPIGVGVGIGAATPAILNPFVRLLELLDEPHAIPVLAPLIQREIHYRLLMSDQAARLRQIASVDGQGYRIARAIDWLKLNYALPLRIDELAARIQMSAPTFHHHFRQLTAMSPLQYQKWLRLNEAKRLMLSEHFDAAGAAFRVGYESPSQFSREYSRLFGAPPKRDIEVLRETARGTGAQRQGLASLA; encoded by the coding sequence ATGGCATCCAGACATCACGACACGGCGGCGCTGTGTGGGCCGCCGCAGGAGGCGATGGCGCAGATCATCGGCGCGCACACGCCGGGCGCGGGCGACCATGACACGACCGTTGCCGGCCTCGGCTTCTTTCGGCGCGATGTTCCCGCGCCGCCCGTCGTCTGCATGATCGAGCCGAGCATCTTGCTCGTTGCCCAGGGCGCCAAGCAGATGTGGGTCGGCGGCGAAGCCTATGCCTATGACACCTCGCGTTTCCTCATCACCTCGCTGAACGTGCCTGCCAATTCGGAGGTGAAGGTGGCAAGCCCCGGGCAGCCCTGCCTGGGTCTGATGCTGAAGCTCGATGTGCGCATGCTGGCCGAGCTGATCGCACAGGGCGGCCTGCCGCCGCCGCGCGACCGTCCGATCGGCGTGGGGGTGGGCATCGGCGCGGCAACGCCTGCGATCCTGAACCCGTTCGTGCGCCTGCTCGAGCTGCTGGACGAGCCCCACGCGATTCCCGTGCTCGCACCGCTGATCCAGCGCGAGATCCACTACCGGCTGCTGATGAGCGACCAGGCCGCGAGGCTGCGGCAGATCGCCTCGGTGGACGGGCAGGGCTACCGGATCGCGCGGGCCATCGACTGGCTGAAGCTGAACTACGCCCTGCCGCTTCGCATCGACGAACTCGCAGCGCGCATACAGATGAGTGCACCCACCTTCCATCACCACTTTCGCCAGCTCACCGCGATGAGCCCGTTGCAGTATCAAAAATGGCTGCGGTTGAACGAAGCGAAACGACTGATGCTGAGCGAACACTTCGATGCGGCGGGTGCGGCGTTCAGGGTCGGCTACGAAAGTCCCTCCCAATTCAGCCGCGAGTACAGCCGGTTGTTCGGTGCCCCGCCCAAGCGAGACATCGAGGTGCTGCGAGAGACCGCCAGGGGCACCGGTGCGCAGAGGCAAGGGCTGGCGAGCCTGGCATAA
- the paoA gene encoding aldehyde dehydrogenase iron-sulfur subunit PaoA, with product MDSPTTPLISRRDALIAGAATAAAVSSSAPAEAAQAAPAAAAGPRVKLSLNVNGQAHSLQLDTRTTLLDALREHLNLTGTKKGCDHGQCGACTVIADGRRINSCLTLAVMHDGGQVTTIEGLGTPQNMHPLQAAFVKHDGYQCGYCTPGQICSAVAVLDEIKRGVPSHASADLTARPLLSAEELRERMSGNICRCGAYSNIVDAITEVAGSRT from the coding sequence ATGGACAGTCCCACGACCCCCTTGATCTCGCGGCGCGACGCGCTCATCGCCGGCGCCGCCACCGCTGCGGCGGTTTCTTCTTCTGCGCCTGCCGAGGCGGCGCAGGCTGCGCCCGCGGCGGCGGCAGGACCGCGCGTGAAGCTTTCGCTGAACGTCAACGGGCAGGCTCATTCGCTCCAGCTCGATACGCGCACCACCTTGCTCGATGCGCTGCGCGAGCACCTGAACCTCACCGGCACCAAGAAGGGCTGCGACCACGGCCAGTGCGGCGCCTGCACGGTCATTGCCGACGGAAGGCGGATCAATTCCTGCCTGACGCTCGCCGTCATGCATGACGGCGGGCAGGTCACCACCATCGAGGGCCTGGGCACGCCGCAGAACATGCATCCGCTGCAGGCCGCCTTCGTCAAGCACGACGGCTACCAGTGCGGCTATTGCACGCCCGGCCAGATCTGCTCGGCGGTGGCCGTGCTCGACGAAATCAAGCGTGGGGTGCCGAGCCACGCGAGCGCCGATCTCACCGCGCGTCCTCTGCTGTCGGCCGAAGAGCTGCGCGAGCGCATGAGCGGAAACATCTGCCGCTGCGGCGCCTACTCCAACATCGTCGATGCCATCACCGAGGTGGCCGGGAGCCGCACATGA